Within the Trachemys scripta elegans isolate TJP31775 chromosome 4, CAS_Tse_1.0, whole genome shotgun sequence genome, the region TACTAACTGTATTTTAGAAAGATCTGAGGTATTACCGCCGTCAGATATTAGACACTCTTCTCAAGTTTTGCCTCACCCTTTCCCAAGCACTGCTCATTGCCTCAGACTCCAGGCTGACAGCACAGACCTTGAGACGCTGCCTCAGAGCACATACCTCCACTACATGAGTCACAGGTGAACACAGCTGCTTGACCTGCATCCTCGGGGGACAGCACTAAGCTCCTTAAGCGTTACAGCAGCATAAAGCTAAGCTGGAACTTTTCCAATAGCACAACTGGTACAAGACCAGACACCAGGCTGTGGATTTTTACAGATCCTCCCTCCTCAGGAAGGGTccaaaagtttgtttgtttgtttttggaagtTTACAGAAAGCTcactgggaaaagagagagaagatttttttcattccaaaggaACTTTAGATTTTAAGCATGTAGTCAGAGTTAGGGGAAGGAGGAATTTTACCGATAAGGGTTACTAGTCTTTCACtccctgaaaaacaaacaatctaTGCTACTTCTAACCTCAGCTCCATACCAAAGCCAACATCTCTGGGCACGAGCTCGTTTTAAAGCTATTACGAGCTCGTTTTAAAGCCATTAGATTGGCAAGCTGAAAGCACCTTATTCCACACAACTTTTGCTTCCAGACTCATTTGGGAAGAAATGGTCCAATTAACTTGTACCTgaataaagaagaagaagatcATGTTTATCTGGTTCCTTGATTACTTGTCCAACAGTCCAGAAATTTGGTCTGCATTTCTGGCCATAAAAAGTAACTGTCAACCTAATCAGTACTAGCATGACAGGGGAACATTACATAGCAAGAAACAACTCTCATTAGAGCAGTAGGCAAAATCCTTCATCGTTGTTCTATTGATCTCAGTGGAGTTATGACTGTTTACATCAACTCAAGATTGGCCCCCAGAAGTTTTGGAATCCCTTTTAGTatctttcttgtttccttttataaaCAAGATTCTCTATCATCTGTTTCAACTCGAGATCTAGGCAGTACAAATCCTCCCATCAAGCCAATATTTTAGCAGCCTAGACTTCAGTGGCCACAAAATCCAGAAACTCTGCACTAAAACCTGGGACAGAGCTGGATTCTCGTTTGAGGTGTGGAAGGCCGGGAATCACAGCCCATCCTTGGTCCAGTTCAGTTTTAAAGTTCTGCCTATGAGTATTTGGTTTTGTAGCACGAACCTGGAGTAAGTTTGAGCTTACCCTTTGATGCTCAGTTTCCAGAGTCAGCCAGCAGCTCTAAGTCATTCTCCACAGCCTGATACTCTCCCTTCTTCACGGGTGAAAGCCACTCTTGCACCGAATTGGAAAACGGTTATAGCAGCAGCTCTGCCATGCTCTTGTTCTCCTGGATAGCAAAGATCTCGCTAGTATAGAAGGAGATTAATATTAGGCCATTGCCTCATTGTCCATGGAGAAAGAAACAGGTTTTGATGTGTATTGTATAAAGTTCTCTTGCTTTTGGATACAGTATCAAGAGGGTCAATCGGGCTCTCCTATTTATCCTCTCATAATAGAGCAAGGAGACATCCAGTGAAttgaaagcaaaacatttaaaacaaagatatttCAAGATGTTAAGATCAATGCAGCCAGGACTGAACTCTGACCGAGCCGCTAAACAGAAGACTATACTAACTGCACAAGAATGTCTTGTAGATCAAttgaaacagaaaaggaaaaagactCACTTCCACAGAACCCTGGGACTTCTGACCATTTTAAGTTTTGAAAGCACGTGGTGCTGGGTAATACTCCAGAGATCCCCATGTAACTTTGGCGGCAAATAGATCTTTCCTTGGTTCTGACAGAACAATAGTTCTGATTAATGTACAGTGGTACAGCAAATCTGAACAGTGGTGGAGTAATCCAACTACCTAACAATAAAGAAAAACAGGTGAGAACTGAAAGCTTTAGCTGTAAGCCTAGGCATGAAAATTCACTTCCTCCCTCTAGTCTGCCAGACCCCAGATTTGGTGACCTTCAAGATAAGGCACAAAACTCACCTCGTGTCCTCAGGTCACCTCTGGGAAATGAGGAAGAACGGGAGGAAGTGAtggtgaaatgtttgttttggaatTGTGATATATAATACGgtctttttattctctttttcttATGTTTCTCAAGTACCGTGTTATTGGATGCCTTAttagaacctgaatagaataaaaTGGACTAAAGTTGGTATTTTTAACATCCGCCCAGTTttgataggggaaaaaaaaaaatcaaatacatcaaAGAAGATTACATCTAACCAAAGTACATTATAGgatttctaaaaaacaaaattagttttCTAGCAGTTAAACAACTACCACCAATCACACTTTTGTTTATTCGTGTTCAACTATTGGGGGAATGTTACTGTGTATTTATAGAGAGTTTTGCAGCATGTGTATGATATCAGCTCTACAGGCTTCAGTGAAGCTGTGACAATTTATACTAGTTAAGAATCTGTTCCAAAGCAAATACCTTCTCTTAAAAACTGTTCTAACCTCAGTCAGTGCACTTCCAGACCTTATATTATTCTGAACCCATTTATCAGTTTATTACTGACCTCAGACAGCACCTGTTAAACCCCTCCTGTATTCTTCACCCATCATCTTATGTTCACAAAGCCATGCATTTAGTAAACTACCTGCACTGTAAGACGTGCTTGGGAGTAAAGGGCAGATAGATAACTAAGTTCACTCCCAAAATTTCACAGCAGTGTTAccactaacattttcaaaaattatgcAAGTTAGACCATGGAAATAATGAATGAAAATGTAGTGTACAGTGTGAAATTGTGGAAACTACATCTTTAAACAAACCCAAGTTCTTCCAACTCACCTGAGAAAGTATcacttgttttatttccttttaatacGACATGTGCAGTTGTGTCTATAGCAAAAGGAGGGATAAAAAAAACAGTGTCACATCGTTCTTTTATGAACAGCCCCTCTCTGACAGTTTCCTAAATATCAGTGCATATTAAGATGAAACATTGTTAATGTCTTTAAAAGTTGGTCATGCAACTTATACTTAAGTTACTTTGTGCCTATCAATAGTAGTTTTACCTGGTGCAAAAAAGTAGCAGAGGAAGACACTAAACACATTACTCACCTTTGCATTCAGGAGCAGGTCCACTCCAGATTCCACTTGTTTTATCTTTTGTTGTACAATGAATGGAGGCAGCTCCAATAAGCCGAAACCCAGGGTCACAGCGGTAAGTTACTGTTGAGTTATAAGCAAAATTTTCTACACCCCTGCCATCGTATGTCCCATTGGCAATGTAAGGAGGGGAAGGACAAGTAATCACTGTAGGAAAAGAGAAGGTCATGAATATGAATGTTtgagtgttgttgtagctgtgttagtcttaggataggagagagacaagaggggtgaggtaatattgagAGCcctatgtagcttgaaagcttatctttcaccaacagaagttggccctaAAGAGATGATCTCACCAACCTGGtctcattaatattaataaaagttTCAGTTAAGAGTGCAAACATTTACTTAAGAAAAAGTTTATCTAAGAGccctaaaagaagaaaaatatttagccATTTGGAAATGTAGTTAGTATTGTATTTTAACCAAATTCGAGAGAGTTTCCTCCCTCCGATTCAGAAGTCTTCCTTCTTTCAAGCTTTACTCCATCCTCTTCTAAATGTTATCATGCAAACTGGCACTAGTCCCCATGACATAGGACCCTGGCAAACTCTCTCACCAGAGCACACCCATTCCCAAACATTACTCATAGGAAAGGAGGATTTCATGACCTTGGGGAACAGTGATAAGGTTTTCAAGTATTCCACAGTaggaaaattaaaacatttctcaTAGGAACAGCATAGCCGACAGCCCCTCCACATAAGTATCCAAAACAGGAGAGAGGCAAATGGACTGTGAGAGATTTTAGAGAGTAAGTCCTACTCCAAAGAAGCCTCAGATTTAGGCGTATAGTGAAGGTTGGATTAGTCTTACCTTGGCAAGTTGGAAGTTGACTCCATTCAACTTCATCTCCCTTAAGCATACATTGAAAGAAAGTCCGCCCAATCAGTTTGTAcctaaataaaacacacacacacacacacacacacaaaagaaagaaaaagaaaaaaagaagagtatCAAGTTTCTGACCTAGTGCTTTGATTGCTTGTGTAACTGTCTGGCAATTTGGAAAATGGATTCTTTCAGTTTACAAGTGGTGACTTATGACCTGGATGAAGCCTTACTATGGGTTGGGTTAAAACCTCGTTGAGATTGATGGGTGTCAATGTAACCTTCCATtaataaaaagaacgaggagtatttgtggcaccttagagactaaaacttatttgggcataagcttttgtgggttaaaacccaataaatttgttagtctaaggtgccaccagtactcctcgttctttttgctgatacagactaacacggctaccattctgaaaccttcCATTAATATAATTGTCAGAAGTCCATCACAATGCCCcacttaaaaacagaaataatgtGAACCCACTCAGGAGTTTTGCACTGTGTGGGTGGGAGGATTTTGGTtgagaggtgggtttttttggggtgcTGGGGTCACAAGGCAGAACAGAACCAGGGTGACTGACACAACCTGAACAAAGCCAAGAGGAAGCTTGTAAGCACGGTGTGACCCTGAAAGAAACTTAGATGCTGTGGGTCAAGGGTGCTGGATGAAAAGAAGCGTGGGCATgtaagcttaaaaaaaacaaaaacaaaaacaaacaaaaaaacccattccTTTGCCTTTGGTTTctcctgcatttggagaagcGGGACTTTCTACATTCCTTGCAAATAAGCAAGGCTACAAAGAAAATACCCGATTCCATCAGCAATTTCCACTCCCAACTGAAACATCACCAGGGAtctgaactttgactagccacttggTCAAAAAGAGACAAACATTAAATAAGATCATTCTTGCTGTGAAAGTACCAGCATGACCAAGGCACAAGTAGTAGTAAAAGGCAATTTAACCAAGCAAATAGGTGGATACAACACGCTCTCTGCAAGCTTAACGGGTCTATACGGAATCAGACACTTGGGAACAGTCATTAATCCTCTGCACAGCAAAACGGTGGATTCTCTCCCCTCTAACTCGCATATTGTAGCGATCCTTCCTTTTTCATTGCTAGAGAAGGCAGAAAGGGTCCCTAAACCAGTCCCAGTTACTCAGTGTGATGAATCCCCAAAGGACTAGTAATGTTAGATACCGTCAGACTGTTCAGAGTCCTTTCACAAGTGAAAGGGTTTAGACTTGCTTGCTACAAGCCGACAACTACTGTTGTGGTCCCATCCTGTGGAACTGTTCTGAATGGAACAACCTGGCATTCTACACCTTTGATGACTACCCCGGATAACAAGGCAGTTAAGAATTAAACATATTGTCCACTCTGACCATAAGCTTCACTCCGAAAGTCAGTGGTTCAGCCCAACCATCTCTAGGCCACCACAGGGGAAGGCAACAGAGgcagtttgccccaggccccccctTTAAGAGGGCCCCCAAACTGAGGGATGTTGCAAGCTCAGCACACCAGGTTGCAATGCAATGACAGAGGGGCaacagggccaaacctgagcagtgctgcaaccTCATGTGCCAGGTCTCACCACCCAGAGCTGGTCCCAGCCTGACAGGACAGGAGCCACTTCCGTGGGCTCACTCCCCGCTCATCCCCCACCCGGGCAGTAAGTTATTTTTGGAAGAGTGGGAAACCTCAGTTCCAGATTTTGCCCCAGGCCTTCAACGTCTGTGCAGCCCTGGCTACCTCTCCTCTGTCAGCAGCATTCCATTTCCAAAATTGTGTCACCTTTAAAAGATGCTTGCATAGAAATTAGTTAATGGGGTATGCGGCCACATAGCCTTCCCTtctaacgaagtgggtattcacccacgaaagcttatgctccaatacttccgttagtctataaggtgccacaggactctgtcaccttttacagatccagactaacacggctacccctgatactagCCTTATCCTGCAGTGCTAGAGGAAAGACGGTAGGGAAGGCAACATCTATACTACAGGGACTATACAAACATAGCTATGCCTGCAGAACACTACAGCGTACATGCAGCCgacaacatttttttctgtcGCTGTAGAAACACCACCTCCCAGAGGGACAGTCCTAGGTTGACTGACACATTCTTCTATGGATCTAGCTGCATTTACACCAGGggttatgtcagcatagctatggtgctgaggggtgtggatttttcacaccccgagtgcCGTACCTACATCAACC harbors:
- the LOC117875747 gene encoding complement decay-accelerating factor-like isoform X1, with product MCLSNSQWSNINEFCGRSCGAPTRLKFAALTKEDESKNYHPVGGTVRYTCRPGYENITEMLLVRTCLENLTWSEAPEFCRRKSCGHPGELLHGRAVHITEFLYGAKIDFLCEDGYKLIGRTFFQCMLKGDEVEWSQLPTCQVITCPSPPYIANGTYDGRGVENFAYNSTVTYRCDPGFRLIGAASIHCTTKDKTSGIWSGPAPECKDTTAHVVLKGNKTSDTFSGSNKASNNTVLEKHKKKRIKRPYYISQFQNKHFTITSSRSSSFPRGDLRTRGSWITPPLFRFAVPLYINQNYCSVRTKERSICRQSYMGISGVLPSTTCFQNLKWSEVPGFCGTRSLLSRRTRAWQSCCYNRFPIRCKSGFHP
- the LOC117875747 gene encoding complement decay-accelerating factor-like isoform X2, which translates into the protein MCLSNSQWSNINEFCGRSCGAPTRLKFAALTKEDESKNYHPVGGTVRYTCRPGYENITEMLLVRTCLENLTWSEAPEFCRRKSCGHPGELLHGRAVHITEFLYGAKIDFLCEDGYKLIGRTFFQCMLKGDEVEWSQLPTCQVITCPSPPYIANGTYDGRGVENFAYNSTVTYRCDPGFRLIGAASIHCTTKDKTSGIWSGPAPECKGSNKASNNTVLEKHKKKRIKRPYYISQFQNKHFTITSSRSSSFPRGDLRTRGSWITPPLFRFAVPLYINQNYCSVRTKERSICRQSYMGISGVLPSTTCFQNLKWSEVPGFCGTRSLLSRRTRAWQSCCYNRFPIRCKSGFHP
- the LOC117875747 gene encoding complement decay-accelerating factor-like isoform X3 — translated: MCLSNSQWSNINEFCGRSCGAPTRLKFAALTKEDESKNYHPVGGTVRYTCRPGYENITEMLLVRTCLENLTWSEAPEFCRRKSCGHPGELLHGRAVHITEFLYGAKIDFLCEDGYKLIGRTFFQCMLKGDEVEWSQLPTCQVITCPSPPYIANGTYDGRGVENFAYNSTVTYRCDPGFRLIGAASIHCTTKDKTSGIWSGPAPECKDTTAHVVLKGNKTSDTFSARSLLSRRTRAWQSCCYNRFPIRCKSGFHP